One window of the Carnobacterium maltaromaticum DSM 20342 genome contains the following:
- a CDS encoding DeoR/GlpR family DNA-binding transcription regulator: MLIEERLEKIATIIEENRSATIDYLAENLSVSKDTIRRDLIKLEQKNIVRRIHGGAVLANREALIMGYQQRASQLNHVKEEIAQKVAEVVKDHSSILFDSSSTVEATVSKLGNKDIHAITNSLTQAIELAKYEKTSVTLLPGKLHKDQLFLSGTETVKKIEQYNPDYTLLGVFALSEEGLFIHTEEEGLVKRQMIAQGRKVIALCDHTKMDTTGFFKICSLSEIDILITDKQPKELLMDCLNKSNVEVLLTREEE; the protein is encoded by the coding sequence ATGTTAATCGAAGAGAGACTAGAAAAAATAGCAACAATCATTGAAGAAAATCGAAGTGCTACAATTGATTATTTGGCTGAAAACTTGTCTGTTTCCAAGGATACAATTAGACGAGACTTAATCAAATTAGAGCAAAAAAATATTGTGAGACGGATCCATGGTGGGGCAGTTTTAGCCAATCGAGAAGCTTTGATTATGGGGTATCAACAACGTGCAAGTCAACTTAATCATGTGAAAGAGGAAATTGCGCAAAAGGTTGCAGAGGTTGTTAAAGATCATTCAAGTATCTTATTTGATTCATCTTCAACTGTCGAAGCGACAGTTTCAAAATTAGGAAATAAAGACATACATGCCATTACAAATTCTTTAACACAGGCTATAGAACTTGCAAAATATGAAAAAACTTCAGTTACTCTTTTACCGGGAAAACTCCATAAAGATCAATTGTTTTTATCAGGAACTGAAACAGTTAAAAAGATTGAGCAATATAATCCTGACTATACATTATTAGGCGTTTTTGCTTTATCTGAAGAGGGTTTATTTATTCATACTGAAGAAGAGGGATTAGTCAAAAGACAAATGATTGCTCAAGGACGTAAGGTAATTGCCCTTTGCGATCATACAAAGATGGATACAACTGGTTTTTTTAAGATTTGTTCATTATCTGAAATTGATATTTTAATTACAGATAAACAACCAAAAGAATTATTAATGGATTGTCTCAATAAAAGCAATGTAGAAGTACTATTAACTAGAGAAGAGGAATAG
- a CDS encoding M24 family metallopeptidase — MINKREIVLGKVNEPVLFSNVAPTLLTDETIVERKSKLLAVMKKEGFQTLVIYADKEHGSNFEYLTGFIPRFEEGLLIVEDSGECTVILGNENLKMAAFSRVTVTLKHSPLLSLPNQPMDNEQPLEDLFTELGLDKNKKIGLVGWKMFTTKNSNPSTYFDLPYFIVEALKKVKHPEVELLNATYLFIGGEKGVRTTNNANEIAHYEYGANLASTCILNAMNAVDSGVTESELGNLLTAEGQFNSVVTIAAAGQRFAKANLYPTHKKVQLGDPLSLTTAFKGGLSSRAGFVIHSKKELPENQKDYLDRVAKPYYQAVVSWLEGIKIGMEGTELYDLVEEVFPKASYNWHLNPGHLVSDEEWMSSPVYSGSTERLKSGMIFQIDIIPSIAGYTGVSAEECIAIADQELQMEIKEQYPTLWERIATRRSYLENELNIHLSPDVLPLSNTVAYLRPFYLAKDQAFYCK, encoded by the coding sequence ATGATAAATAAAAGAGAAATAGTGTTAGGTAAAGTTAATGAGCCAGTTTTATTTTCAAATGTAGCACCAACTTTATTAACCGATGAAACAATTGTAGAGCGTAAAAGCAAACTTTTAGCCGTAATGAAAAAAGAAGGATTCCAGACATTGGTCATTTATGCCGATAAAGAACATGGCAGTAATTTTGAATATCTAACTGGTTTTATTCCTCGTTTTGAAGAAGGTTTGTTAATTGTTGAAGATTCCGGTGAATGTACGGTTATATTAGGCAATGAAAACTTGAAAATGGCCGCTTTTTCACGAGTAACAGTGACATTGAAACATAGCCCGTTGCTTTCTTTACCGAATCAACCGATGGACAATGAGCAACCATTAGAGGATTTATTTACTGAATTAGGCTTAGATAAAAATAAAAAAATTGGTTTGGTTGGCTGGAAAATGTTTACGACTAAGAATAGCAATCCTTCAACCTATTTTGATTTACCTTATTTTATTGTGGAAGCATTGAAAAAGGTCAAGCATCCAGAAGTTGAATTGCTGAATGCGACGTATTTATTTATTGGTGGCGAGAAAGGTGTTAGGACAACCAATAATGCGAACGAGATTGCTCATTATGAATATGGTGCGAATTTGGCTTCTACCTGTATATTAAATGCGATGAATGCAGTTGACAGTGGAGTAACAGAGTCAGAACTAGGGAATTTATTAACCGCTGAAGGACAATTTAACTCAGTCGTTACAATTGCAGCAGCAGGCCAACGTTTTGCAAAAGCAAATTTATATCCAACACATAAAAAAGTTCAATTAGGCGATCCATTATCACTAACAACAGCGTTTAAGGGTGGTTTATCTAGCAGGGCTGGTTTTGTGATTCATTCAAAAAAAGAATTGCCAGAAAATCAAAAAGATTATTTGGATAGAGTTGCAAAACCTTATTATCAAGCTGTTGTAAGCTGGTTGGAAGGCATTAAAATTGGCATGGAAGGCACTGAATTATACGATTTAGTTGAAGAGGTTTTCCCGAAAGCAAGTTATAATTGGCATTTAAATCCAGGACATTTAGTTTCGGATGAAGAATGGATGTCATCACCAGTCTACTCAGGATCAACAGAAAGACTAAAAAGTGGGATGATTTTCCAAATTGACATTATTCCATCTATTGCAGGTTACACTGGAGTTAGTGCTGAAGAGTGCATCGCAATTGCAGATCAAGAATTACAAATGGAGATTAAAGAGCAGTATCCAACCTTATGGGAACGCATTGCAACAAGAAGAAGCTATCTAGAAAATGAATTAAACATTCATTTAAGTCCAGATGTTTTGCCATTATCCAATACTGTTGCTTATTTACGCCCATTTTATTTAGCGAAAGATCAGGCTTTTTATTGTAAATAA
- a CDS encoding PadR family transcriptional regulator, translating into MDKLTEMLKGILEGLVLEIISHKETYGYEITKTLNELGFTDIVEGTVYTILLRIEKMGFVTVEKKPSEKGPARKFYSLNEKGQEELASFWQRWAFISEKMSSIKEYLGGN; encoded by the coding sequence ATGGATAAATTAACAGAGATGCTAAAAGGTATTTTAGAAGGATTGGTATTGGAAATTATTAGCCATAAAGAAACATACGGGTACGAAATTACAAAGACATTAAATGAACTAGGGTTTACTGATATTGTCGAAGGAACAGTTTATACTATTTTACTTCGTATTGAAAAAATGGGCTTTGTGACAGTAGAGAAAAAGCCATCAGAAAAAGGACCTGCTCGAAAATTCTATTCCTTGAATGAAAAAGGCCAGGAAGAGCTAGCAAGTTTTTGGCAACGTTGGGCTTTTATTTCAGAAAAAATGTCATCAATTAAAGAATACTTGGGAGGGAATTAA
- a CDS encoding DUF1048 domain-containing protein, with protein sequence MKLYKLFGVTENWREEKKEYKAYLKRVDAMPDDYKFVFKEIQDYMWTFSDFTGQKILEALSDLLDMFEEGAANNVDVFTLTGDDVGEFADGIVREVASTWIEDRKSKMNKKIKKFREKQK encoded by the coding sequence ATGAAACTATATAAATTATTTGGAGTTACTGAAAATTGGCGTGAAGAAAAGAAAGAATATAAAGCTTACCTTAAACGTGTGGATGCAATGCCTGATGATTATAAATTTGTTTTTAAGGAAATTCAAGATTATATGTGGACCTTTTCCGATTTTACAGGCCAAAAAATATTGGAGGCTCTTAGCGATTTATTAGATATGTTTGAAGAAGGTGCAGCCAATAATGTCGATGTCTTTACTTTAACGGGGGACGATGTTGGTGAATTTGCTGATGGAATCGTTAGAGAAGTTGCTAGTACTTGGATTGAAGATCGTAAAAGCAAAATGAATAAGAAAATTAAAAAGTTTAGAGAGAAACAAAAATAA
- a CDS encoding DeoR/GlpR family DNA-binding transcription regulator, with protein sequence MLKSQRIQKIKEYVNAHQTVSLDKLMEEFQVSKNTIRRDVQYLVRNEELKKVYGGVSTIHSELIPYTERADKNQSKKQKIAELAATFIKNGDVIFLDSGTTTSELIPFIKHLDLTIVTNNITIIVECLAYENLTVFSTGGMLERKTNSFAGFKSLELLKSYNINKAFMAATGISISNGVTNSSPSESSIKTTVVERSSEVFLLVDDSKFDRYALTTYCDLKTIPMIITNEEPNEHYMTYGKEHGVTFLYD encoded by the coding sequence ATGTTAAAATCACAACGTATCCAAAAAATTAAAGAGTATGTCAATGCTCACCAAACCGTCTCTTTAGATAAACTTATGGAAGAATTTCAAGTTTCTAAAAATACAATCCGCCGAGATGTACAGTACTTAGTGCGGAATGAAGAACTAAAAAAAGTTTATGGAGGTGTTTCAACCATCCATTCTGAACTAATTCCATACACTGAAAGAGCAGATAAAAACCAGTCAAAAAAACAAAAGATTGCTGAATTAGCTGCAACTTTCATCAAAAATGGCGATGTTATTTTTTTAGACTCTGGAACAACAACTTCTGAACTAATTCCTTTTATTAAACACTTAGATTTAACCATTGTCACCAATAATATCACAATTATTGTCGAGTGCTTGGCTTATGAAAATCTAACTGTTTTTTCGACTGGTGGGATGTTGGAACGCAAAACAAATTCCTTTGCGGGGTTTAAAAGTCTTGAGCTATTAAAAAGTTATAACATTAACAAAGCTTTTATGGCGGCAACTGGAATTTCTATTTCAAATGGAGTAACAAACTCCTCACCTTCTGAAAGCAGCATCAAAACGACAGTCGTTGAACGTAGCTCAGAAGTTTTTCTACTGGTCGACGACAGTAAATTTGATCGTTACGCCTTAACCACCTATTGTGATTTAAAAACAATTCCAATGATTATTACTAATGAAGAACCAAACGAACATTATATGACGTACGGAAAAGAACATGGTGTGACTTTTTTATATGACTAA
- the phnC gene encoding phosphonate ABC transporter ATP-binding protein, whose protein sequence is MAATAEQKTSIISFKNVSKVYPNGVQGLKDLNIEIEKGEFVIVVGLSGAGKSTMLRAINRLHEITSGDIEIDGQSITRAKGKNLRLIRRDIGMIFQSFNLVKRSSVLRNVLTGRVAYHSTLSTMFGLFPKEDKQLAYEALQRVNLAEKVYTRADELSGGQQQRVSIARALTQEPKIILADEPVASLDPLTTEKVMDDLSRINQELGITIVVNLHSVELARQYGSRIIGLRDGQVVFDGSVAEATDETLRGIYGEKILEANEEAVV, encoded by the coding sequence ATGGCAGCTACTGCAGAACAAAAGACATCAATCATTTCTTTTAAGAATGTGAGTAAGGTATATCCTAATGGTGTTCAAGGTTTGAAAGATTTAAATATTGAGATAGAAAAAGGTGAATTTGTAATTGTTGTTGGTCTTTCTGGTGCTGGAAAAAGTACGATGTTACGAGCAATAAATCGATTGCATGAAATCACTTCTGGAGATATTGAAATTGATGGACAATCAATCACTCGCGCTAAAGGAAAGAATTTGCGCTTAATCCGTCGCGATATTGGAATGATTTTTCAGAGCTTTAATCTTGTAAAACGTTCAAGTGTTTTACGAAATGTTTTAACTGGTCGAGTGGCGTATCATTCAACACTTAGTACTATGTTTGGTCTTTTCCCTAAGGAAGATAAACAATTAGCCTATGAAGCTTTACAACGGGTTAATTTGGCAGAAAAAGTCTATACCAGAGCAGATGAATTATCTGGCGGACAACAGCAACGTGTTTCAATTGCTAGAGCACTAACACAAGAGCCGAAGATTATTTTAGCGGATGAGCCTGTTGCTTCTTTGGATCCTTTAACAACAGAAAAGGTGATGGACGATTTAAGTCGTATCAACCAAGAATTAGGTATTACAATTGTAGTTAACTTGCATTCGGTTGAATTAGCACGCCAATATGGTTCAAGAATTATTGGGTTACGTGATGGTCAAGTTGTCTTTGATGGCTCCGTTGCTGAGGCGACAGATGAAACCTTACGCGGGATATATGGCGAGAAAATACTTGAGGCAAATGAGGAGGCTGTTGTATGA
- the phnE gene encoding phosphonate ABC transporter, permease protein PhnE, protein MNTESNLLPKGKSKLKNLIWLGLFLVAFIYSANLSGVDMSKLFTNGNQMTVILKKMASPDWSYVEVVIEPLLETIRMAILGTTFGAIVALPFSLLAARTIVKNKFINGILRFILNIIRTIPDLMLAAVFVAIVGIGPVAGIITLSIFSFGMISKLFYEAIETIDEGPVEALTASGANKMQIIRYAIFPQVSSHFFSYLLYAFEINVRASTVLGYIGAGGIGIYLQRSLSQFRYDRTAIIVLVIFAVVLVIDTISNKLRERLL, encoded by the coding sequence ATGAACACAGAATCCAACTTATTGCCAAAAGGAAAAAGTAAGCTAAAAAACTTAATTTGGTTAGGCTTATTTCTAGTTGCTTTTATCTATAGTGCAAATTTGTCTGGCGTTGATATGTCCAAGCTTTTTACCAATGGAAACCAAATGACAGTTATTTTGAAAAAAATGGCTAGTCCTGACTGGAGCTATGTTGAGGTTGTGATTGAACCCTTACTAGAAACCATTCGTATGGCTATTTTAGGAACAACTTTTGGTGCAATTGTCGCATTACCGTTTTCATTATTAGCCGCACGTACGATTGTAAAAAATAAATTTATCAATGGTATTTTGCGTTTTATCTTAAATATTATTCGTACAATTCCTGATTTAATGTTAGCCGCTGTCTTTGTGGCAATTGTTGGAATTGGACCTGTAGCCGGTATTATTACCTTGTCAATTTTCTCATTTGGGATGATTTCAAAACTTTTTTACGAAGCAATTGAAACCATTGACGAAGGACCTGTTGAAGCTTTAACAGCCTCTGGCGCTAATAAAATGCAAATTATTCGCTATGCTATTTTTCCACAAGTAAGTAGTCATTTTTTTAGTTATTTATTGTATGCATTTGAAATTAATGTCCGAGCTTCAACCGTATTAGGTTATATTGGAGCAGGTGGGATTGGAATTTATTTACAACGTTCATTAAGTCAATTCAGATATGATCGAACTGCGATTATTGTCTTAGTTATTTTTGCGGTGGTATTAGTAATCGATACTATCAGTAACAAGTTAAGGGAGAGATTACTATAA
- the phnE gene encoding phosphonate ABC transporter, permease protein PhnE: MLPTQPKKNRYKTAALIIMIALIYFWAFTGTSFDGIKDSAGTVTKSILDGLFHPDWAYVYTGDGEDLISMLIQTIAIAFLGTFISAILSLPFAFWAARNKKSNRVISTSGKFVLTAIRTFPEIVLAIMFIKTVGPGSFAGVLAVSIHSIGMLAKLYSEAIENMDQGPGESVTSAGGSKVNVLFFATLPQLVPEFISYTLYRFELAVRSASILGIVGAGGIGTPMIFAIDARSWDRVGIILIGIIVMVTCIDLISGALRKKLV, encoded by the coding sequence ATGTTGCCAACTCAACCAAAGAAAAATAGATACAAAACAGCCGCATTGATCATTATGATTGCACTTATTTATTTCTGGGCATTCACTGGAACGTCTTTTGATGGGATTAAAGATTCTGCTGGAACGGTAACGAAATCGATTCTAGATGGTCTGTTTCATCCTGATTGGGCATATGTTTATACGGGTGATGGAGAAGATTTAATTAGTATGTTAATTCAAACTATTGCCATTGCTTTTTTAGGAACCTTTATTTCGGCAATCCTAAGCTTACCTTTTGCTTTTTGGGCAGCACGGAACAAAAAAAGCAACCGAGTTATTTCAACTAGTGGGAAATTCGTTTTAACTGCAATTCGAACATTTCCAGAAATTGTTCTAGCTATTATGTTTATCAAAACAGTTGGACCGGGCTCATTTGCAGGGGTTTTAGCTGTCAGTATTCATTCTATCGGGATGCTAGCAAAACTGTACAGCGAAGCAATTGAGAACATGGATCAAGGTCCTGGTGAATCAGTGACTAGTGCTGGCGGAAGCAAAGTCAATGTGCTATTTTTTGCTACATTGCCTCAGTTAGTTCCTGAATTTATTTCTTATACTCTATACCGCTTTGAATTGGCTGTTCGTTCAGCTTCTATTCTTGGGATTGTTGGAGCTGGAGGAATCGGAACACCGATGATTTTTGCTATTGATGCGCGTTCATGGGATCGTGTGGGGATTATCTTAATTGGAATTATTGTAATGGTTACCTGTATCGATTTGATTTCAGGAGCTTTACGGAAAAAATTAGTTTAA
- a CDS encoding bifunctional metallophosphatase/5'-nucleotidase, which produces MELTILATSDLHGYILPSNFGSRQQDLPFGVAKVATILKEEQKKAQGPVILIENGDFIQGSPLSYYIAKRRKTEDPTDLMATLNTIGYDVGLLGNHEFNYGTDYLKKAIQAVNYPVICANILNEAGKPAFGNAYEIIEKEGVKIAILGLTTQYIPNWEHPDHIKGLTFKSIVETAKEYVPKLRQLADVVIVSYHGGFEKDLETGKPTEVLTGENEAYQLLMEVSGIDALITGHQHRVIATQINGVPVIQPGFRGEYVGEIKLDLEKNATGFKVKTGEASLVATGEALPDETIMKQIASISEEVEDWLDQPLGKVSGDMTIKDSNQARMVEHPYVEFIQKVQMAATGTDISGTALFNNEGKGFGEIITMRDVVTNYIYPNTLAVLNVSGADLKAALERSAAFFQIEKDGSIGINPEFINPKPQYYNYDMYEGVDYTINVKNPIGQRIEKLMYHGQPVRPTDSLEVTANQYRAVGGGDYGMYDASKIIREVQTDMTELIADYLVEHPVIEATTNQNFHVIID; this is translated from the coding sequence ATGGAATTAACAATTTTAGCAACAAGCGATTTGCATGGCTATATTCTACCGAGTAATTTTGGCAGTCGTCAGCAAGATTTACCTTTTGGCGTTGCCAAGGTAGCGACGATTTTAAAAGAGGAACAAAAAAAAGCCCAAGGACCAGTTATTTTAATTGAAAATGGCGATTTTATCCAAGGTTCACCGTTAAGTTATTATATTGCTAAAAGACGTAAAACAGAAGATCCAACTGATTTGATGGCGACACTAAATACAATTGGTTACGATGTCGGTTTGTTAGGAAATCATGAGTTTAATTATGGAACCGATTATTTAAAAAAAGCAATCCAAGCTGTGAATTATCCTGTTATTTGTGCCAATATACTCAATGAGGCAGGAAAGCCTGCATTTGGCAATGCCTATGAAATTATTGAAAAAGAGGGCGTTAAAATAGCTATTCTTGGTTTGACAACTCAATACATTCCAAATTGGGAACACCCTGATCATATTAAAGGCTTAACCTTTAAAAGTATTGTTGAAACAGCAAAAGAATATGTGCCTAAGTTACGCCAGCTAGCTGATGTAGTGATTGTTAGTTACCATGGTGGGTTTGAAAAAGATTTAGAAACAGGAAAACCAACAGAAGTACTAACCGGTGAAAATGAAGCCTATCAATTATTGATGGAAGTTTCTGGAATTGATGCATTAATTACTGGACATCAACACCGCGTAATTGCGACACAAATTAATGGTGTACCTGTAATTCAACCTGGCTTTCGTGGAGAATATGTGGGAGAAATCAAATTAGATTTAGAAAAAAACGCCACTGGTTTTAAAGTCAAGACCGGAGAAGCTAGCCTGGTTGCAACAGGTGAGGCTTTGCCAGATGAAACCATTATGAAGCAAATTGCTTCAATTTCTGAGGAAGTTGAAGATTGGTTGGATCAACCATTAGGAAAAGTTTCAGGAGATATGACAATTAAAGATTCTAATCAAGCGAGAATGGTTGAGCATCCATATGTCGAATTTATTCAGAAAGTGCAAATGGCAGCTACTGGAACGGATATTTCAGGAACCGCCTTGTTTAATAATGAAGGAAAAGGATTTGGAGAAATCATTACAATGCGAGATGTAGTTACAAATTACATTTATCCGAATACATTAGCTGTTTTAAATGTATCTGGTGCTGATTTAAAAGCCGCTTTAGAGCGATCTGCTGCCTTTTTCCAAATAGAAAAGGATGGATCAATAGGGATTAATCCAGAATTCATTAATCCTAAGCCGCAGTACTATAACTATGATATGTATGAAGGCGTTGATTATACGATTAACGTAAAAAATCCAATTGGTCAACGTATTGAAAAATTAATGTATCATGGTCAGCCAGTACGACCAACAGATAGTCTTGAAGTTACCGCTAATCAATATCGAGCAGTAGGTGGTGGAGACTACGGTATGTATGATGCAAGTAAGATTATTCGTGAAGTCCAAACCGATATGACAGAATTAATTGCCGATTATTTAGTTGAGCATCCCGTCATTGAAGCAACAACTAACCAAAACTTTCATGTGATTATTGATTAA
- a CDS encoding sigma factor regulator N-terminal domain-containing protein has translation MENTDNLDQQFKTLARKTKRKRWLITILISFIVSLFVVFGSYKLTQFFAKKSYLQLDQQFELVADVASPNIHSDSRYISLSNVLGGTLVSNRYKNVNGYQIPWEQKQGSYDWITYSADSGTDAVVEISNDQQIVGYRNKATRNKIPVFFNPHAKDSLIPASNEAQSLKDMPNHLAEVGITFDKPYTYQEIQKMIPKNLLINWYWIGTNAHFDTTVLSSYLGINANEKNGSLTKSDYNHFIKQLNKANKQMGYQLNNDAVSYSLYEDGVAVTEEHSTLETAKFSGIILSGSTENFKSLENKPWLYASSVGIVIEKVPFIQPTK, from the coding sequence ATGGAAAACACTGACAATTTAGATCAACAATTTAAAACTTTAGCTCGAAAAACGAAGAGAAAGCGCTGGCTAATCACGATTTTAATTTCGTTCATCGTCTCACTTTTTGTAGTTTTTGGCAGCTATAAGCTAACACAATTTTTCGCTAAAAAAAGTTACCTCCAATTAGATCAACAATTTGAATTGGTTGCTGATGTTGCCTCTCCAAATATCCATTCTGATTCACGTTACATTTCTTTGAGTAATGTATTGGGCGGTACCCTGGTTAGTAATCGCTACAAAAATGTGAATGGCTATCAAATTCCTTGGGAGCAAAAACAAGGCAGTTATGATTGGATTACTTACTCAGCAGATAGCGGAACAGATGCTGTTGTTGAAATTTCCAATGATCAACAAATAGTTGGTTATAGAAATAAAGCAACTCGTAACAAAATTCCAGTTTTCTTCAATCCGCATGCAAAAGACTCTTTGATTCCAGCTTCAAATGAGGCCCAGTCTTTAAAAGACATGCCTAATCATCTAGCTGAAGTTGGGATTACTTTTGATAAACCTTATACCTATCAAGAAATTCAAAAAATGATTCCAAAAAACTTATTAATCAACTGGTATTGGATTGGAACAAACGCTCATTTCGATACAACTGTATTAAGTTCTTATCTAGGGATTAACGCTAATGAAAAAAATGGTTCTTTAACAAAAAGTGACTATAACCACTTCATTAAACAATTGAATAAGGCTAATAAACAGATGGGTTATCAATTAAATAATGATGCTGTTTCTTACTCTCTTTACGAAGATGGTGTTGCTGTTACTGAAGAACACTCAACTCTTGAGACAGCTAAATTTAGCGGAATTATTTTAAGTGGTTCGACCGAAAACTTTAAATCTTTAGAAAACAAACCATGGCTTTATGCTTCATCTGTTGGTATTGTCATTGAAAAAGTTCCTTTTATCCAACCAACTAAATAA
- a CDS encoding RNA polymerase sigma factor, which translates to MKIYQYEDRLIQLSKELIFYLIKTGSTKEDAQDIAQEVFVKILETELILPVDKVRAWMYRVAIRKYLDLYRRKKRYSEIIEENFLSLPNWQLQPEQNELLYTALNQLDPSSASLLIMKYEQELSIKEMMSILDASESKIKSDLFRARKKLVQILEKEGY; encoded by the coding sequence GTGAAAATCTATCAGTATGAAGATAGGTTAATCCAACTGTCAAAAGAATTGATTTTTTATTTGATTAAAACGGGTTCTACTAAAGAAGATGCGCAAGATATTGCCCAAGAAGTCTTTGTAAAAATACTTGAAACCGAACTTATCCTTCCAGTGGATAAGGTTAGAGCTTGGATGTACCGCGTTGCTATTAGAAAGTATTTAGATTTATATCGACGTAAAAAACGTTATTCTGAAATTATTGAAGAAAATTTTTTATCTTTGCCTAATTGGCAACTTCAACCGGAACAAAATGAACTTCTATATACCGCTTTAAATCAATTAGATCCTTCTAGTGCTTCTTTATTAATTATGAAATACGAACAAGAACTCTCTATTAAAGAAATGATGAGCATTCTAGATGCTAGCGAAAGTAAAATAAAATCAGATTTATTTCGCGCACGAAAAAAATTAGTTCAAATCCTTGAGAAAGAAGGCTATTAA
- a CDS encoding MarR family winged helix-turn-helix transcriptional regulator, translated as MKKVNNQEKQSEELFFLLKNLSNQMNLCFEKRTECSLTRYEIMHILAKKERVLQGDLQRALKIDPAAVTRHLKKLEEEKCIVRERNSQNNREVYVQITPIGLTRMQACQSKTVDTLEQVYQGITNEQRKELTGIVEKISQNISTIN; from the coding sequence ATGAAGAAGGTGAATAATCAAGAAAAACAATCAGAAGAGCTATTTTTTTTATTAAAAAATTTAAGCAATCAAATGAACCTTTGTTTTGAGAAAAGAACAGAATGCAGTTTAACTCGTTATGAAATAATGCATATTTTGGCGAAAAAAGAACGAGTTTTACAAGGTGACTTACAGAGAGCATTAAAGATTGATCCAGCTGCTGTTACGCGTCATCTAAAGAAACTTGAGGAAGAAAAGTGCATCGTTCGAGAACGTAATTCTCAAAATAATAGAGAAGTTTATGTTCAAATTACTCCTATTGGATTAACAAGAATGCAAGCCTGCCAATCAAAGACTGTGGACACATTAGAACAAGTATACCAAGGTATTACTAACGAGCAAAGAAAAGAATTAACAGGGATAGTAGAGAAAATCTCTCAAAATATCAGTACAATAAATTAA
- a CDS encoding nitroreductase family protein codes for MKTNTSLKEVIKGRKSVRAYDPSVKISKEEMTEILTEATLAPSSVNMQPWRFVVAESDEAKAKLHPLVRFNTRQNETSAAMIVIFGDLECYEYGPEIYETAVAEGKMMEEVKEQQLAAIMPLYQNLSKEKMNEIVQIDASLAAMQLMLVARTHGYETNPIGGFEADQLAEALDLDPERYVPVMIVSIGKAVETGYDSIRLPIEKFTTWK; via the coding sequence ATGAAAACAAATACGAGTTTAAAAGAAGTCATCAAAGGACGCAAATCAGTGAGAGCTTACGACCCATCAGTCAAGATATCAAAAGAAGAGATGACCGAAATATTGACCGAAGCAACATTGGCACCATCATCTGTGAACATGCAACCATGGCGGTTTGTTGTGGCGGAAAGTGATGAAGCAAAAGCTAAACTACATCCATTAGTCCGTTTTAATACTCGTCAAAATGAAACTTCAGCAGCAATGATTGTTATTTTTGGAGATTTAGAATGCTATGAATATGGACCAGAAATTTATGAGACAGCAGTAGCAGAAGGAAAAATGATGGAAGAAGTTAAAGAGCAACAATTAGCTGCTATTATGCCTCTTTATCAAAATTTATCAAAAGAGAAAATGAATGAAATCGTTCAAATTGATGCCAGTTTAGCGGCAATGCAATTGATGCTTGTAGCACGTACCCACGGATATGAAACGAATCCTATTGGTGGATTTGAAGCAGATCAACTAGCGGAAGCACTTGATTTAGACCCTGAACGTTATGTACCAGTAATGATTGTTTCAATAGGAAAAGCAGTTGAGACAGGCTACGATTCTATTCGTTTGCCAATAGAAAAATTTACGACTTGGAAATAA